A genome region from Crossiella equi includes the following:
- a CDS encoding condensation domain-containing protein yields the protein MTEALLRRLRELDVRLSAAGEVLRYDAPRAALTPELLAELKAHKAALLAHLSGGPVSMQQEAMAGAAATAPAPQVYNVATRLTFTGRVDPAALATALTELLARHVALRSRFSDATGEWRHHELPPAPVELPVREVPDVTAACEALAATPIDLSRSTTPLCGLFRVDDTHWVLMLVLHHITVDGWALSLVLRELAELYRAALAGTPAELAPPAAQCTDHARWQRRAQDPAVVARKLANWCRRLAPITLTLTAPTDHPRPPERSGRGGTIRRPVPGSTRAAVEAFARSRGCTPFAVTASALATTLTEDSLVFNVSYANRERREFESMVDCTVMGLAVPVTVTDDFGETVDRTALAALEGLDDLMPYSRILAHLREHRTDVPPKSPVAFTYQNFPPPPAAFADLPVLVEDLAPPASRTDLAIGLTPCADPADGYRAFLEYSADLWERESAEAMLDRFAAALAAVPGAG from the coding sequence GTGACCGAGGCCCTGCTCCGCCGCCTGCGGGAGCTGGACGTGCGCCTGTCGGCGGCGGGGGAGGTGCTGCGCTACGACGCCCCGCGCGCGGCGCTGACCCCGGAGCTGCTGGCGGAGCTGAAGGCGCACAAGGCCGCCCTGCTGGCGCACCTGTCCGGCGGTCCGGTGTCCATGCAGCAGGAGGCGATGGCGGGCGCGGCGGCCACCGCCCCGGCCCCGCAGGTCTACAACGTGGCCACCCGGCTCACCTTCACCGGCCGGGTGGACCCGGCGGCGCTGGCCACCGCGCTGACGGAGCTGTTGGCGCGGCACGTGGCGCTGCGCTCCCGGTTCAGCGACGCGACGGGGGAGTGGCGCCACCACGAGCTGCCCCCGGCCCCGGTCGAGCTGCCGGTGCGCGAGGTCCCGGACGTCACGGCGGCCTGCGAGGCCCTGGCGGCGACCCCGATCGACCTGTCCCGCTCGACCACCCCGCTGTGCGGCCTGTTCCGGGTGGACGACACGCACTGGGTGCTGATGCTGGTGCTGCACCACATCACCGTCGACGGCTGGGCGCTGAGCCTGGTCCTGCGCGAGCTGGCCGAGCTGTACCGGGCGGCGCTCGCCGGTACCCCGGCCGAACTGGCGCCCCCGGCAGCGCAGTGCACCGACCACGCGCGCTGGCAGCGCAGGGCACAGGACCCGGCCGTGGTGGCCCGCAAGCTGGCGAACTGGTGCCGCCGCCTGGCCCCGATCACCCTGACCCTGACCGCCCCGACCGACCACCCCCGGCCACCGGAGCGCTCCGGCCGGGGCGGCACGATCCGCAGGCCGGTCCCGGGCTCGACCCGGGCGGCGGTCGAGGCGTTCGCGCGCTCGCGCGGCTGCACCCCGTTCGCGGTGACGGCCTCGGCGCTGGCCACCACGCTGACCGAGGACTCGTTGGTGTTCAACGTCTCCTACGCCAACCGGGAACGGCGCGAGTTCGAGTCCATGGTGGACTGCACGGTGATGGGCCTGGCCGTCCCGGTCACCGTCACCGACGACTTCGGCGAGACCGTCGACCGCACCGCCCTGGCCGCCCTGGAGGGCCTGGACGACCTGATGCCGTACTCGCGGATCCTGGCCCACCTCCGGGAGCACCGCACCGACGTGCCGCCCAAGTCCCCGGTGGCATTCACCTACCAGAACTTCCCGCCGCCCCCGGCCGCCTTCGCCGACCTGCCGGTGCTCGTGGAGGACCTGGCGCCACCGGCCTCGCGCACGGACCTGGCCATCGGCCTGACCCCGTGCGCCGATCCCGCCGACGGGTACCGGGCGTTCCTGGAGTACTCGGCGGACCTGTGGGAGCGGGAGTCGGCGGAGGCGATGCTGGACCGGTTCGCGGCGGCGCTGGCGGCGGTGCCGGGGGCGGGGTAG
- a CDS encoding MupA/Atu3671 family FMN-dependent luciferase-like monooxygenase encodes MDSHRIAIIGMALRFPGADSPEAFWADIRTGTPRIHRFSRDELAAAGVPEHDAPDLAAASGLIDGVDLFDASFFGMSAREAVLTDPQQRLFLEVCQHALEDGGYAGGGRVGVYAGTGYRLHSLHSYLRNNLSELERGWSADKQAQVGNYEDYTATRVAFRLGLTGPAVNVATACSSSLVAVHLACQALLAGDADLALAGATALHLPQVTGHRYVKGSTMSRTGVLRAFDAGADGTVAGNGVAAVLLKRLDRAIADGDTVHAVVLGSGVTNDGDTKPGFAAPSAIGQRDAVLRALAVAGVPAESIGYLEAHGTGTFKGDPIEFTALTEAYRAHTARTGFCALGTVKPRIGHLDSCAGMAGLIGATLALRHGVIPPLVNFATPNPALPLAESPFTIPTEARPWPGPRRAGVHSVGMGGTNAHVILEQAPDPRPRDRRWRTTGLLPLSAKDPGALTDLAVAVRDHLRRHPDTDPADVLATLGPGRRHFAHRLAVTGRTAREQADALDAHLAGHPEPATELAAHYVSGGTPDWAELLRDCDGRRIPLPLYPFRRTRHWTGPPPRPMETTMPDATTLTQVVRLTSRYLGYQPEEVDPDRAFVDLGADSLQLISMLTELEGAFGVEVSMRELLESAGTPRLIAAVIQQRQGGGAVAPAPQVTEPVPAATAPVAAPPAPALAEVQPVPVAPAAPAPVPVAVPAPATPPVAPAARPVEPEPVAPAVPAVVGPRVTVSADSGMAAAATTDTQRAHTADLIRRLAERTRTSKDLAQRHRHVLADSRAVVGFRHATKELRYPLASREARGARLTDVDGNTYVDITMGFGALLFGHEPEFVTEAVREHLARGLRLGPRSADTGEVAALLAELTGMERVAFASSGTEANSAAIRLARAHTGRDRVVMFRGSYHGHIDSVLGRPGGGLRTVPVSPGIPHSAVSELLVLEYGDPASLETIREHADSIAAVLVEPVQCRNPSLRPAEFVRGLRELTRERGIVLVFDEMLTGLRPHPGGAQHHYGVTADLATYGKALGAGYPIGAIAGRAEIMDGVDGGFWQYGDDSSPQRETVFFGGTYMQHPVSMAAAKAVLTHLKAHGPALQEAVNARTARLARELNTFFAAEEFPLRLDHFGSMFRFTHRADMELLYHHLLLRGVHVWEWRSFYLSTAHTDADVDLIAEAVRDSLRELRRAGYFPRTRPAPDFSVYFFGDAADTTQRGRYDLVVDTVRYADEHDFHAVWLPERHFHSFGGLSPNPVVLAAALTGHTKRIRLNAGSVVLPLHDPIRVAEEWSVVDNLSGGRVGLGFGTGWHADDFVLHPSRYERRRDLAFEALDELKRLWRGDSVRRVNGAGTEVEVRVHPRPVQELPPMWLATTGRAESYEQAGRLGLGVVTNLMTQTVDQLAGNIACYRRARAEAGLDPATGRVTVLLHTYLADDHATARAEALEPMVGYLRSSLLMRSAATASGRSAEDLASASPEDLDALFRHAYDRYCDQRALVGSPETCEAVVRRLHAAGADEIAALVDFGMTPEQVASGMSRLNRLRLRLHGTEAAPVAPAVPAERTAPASPAQRRLWLACQLTGTSAYNEIQAVRLHGPLDEAALGTAVRALVARHPGLRTTFRAAEELRQVVTDTTIDLQVTDHSGRAPEDAIADVIRQESRRAYDLATGPLFTPRLLRLGPDDHALVLGLHHLVTDGHSATLIAKDLHELYRAAVTGDAPVFPAEATSTVDLPPAEPDPAALEWWRTHLGPQPPVLRPPTDRPRAGAPRGMGESVHTWLSADRTAALRRWSGNQGATLFATLLTAWRIVLRRFSGQDEFVLGTTSGHRPPGAEHAVGYFVSLLPLRARVTDDLELREAVRTARDVVFAATEHSRVDQDVLLAEVNPDPGTARPLTPVSIDLDTEALPATGLPGLRAEPVADGAMSAPLELALMVVRSGSGLRLRIRYDSALYDESTVRRYLAQLDLVLAAMAEGHATRVGELPVLTAADEKQLRAFGTGEQPGAPARLELTYPATVVEGDQAHDSAELRSAAGSVTARLRELGVRRGDVVAVALPRGFDFAAAVLGTVAAGAAYLPLDLAQPRPRLAAMLADAAPVALVGAADLDPSLGVGLPRVRVGRGEPVTAEPVAAEDLLCLLYTSGSTGRPKGVALEHGNLAAVVAVYLDRLGITDTDRLSWYSSTGFDASNIELWPALSTGAQLHVVPDQVRLEPADLVAWLCARRITVAFLPTPIAEAVLAQPWPADTALRVLCTGGERLNSRPREDIPFTVYNIYGPTETSVFCAWGPVAPDLPGQPSLGTPNPGMVLEVRDPAGRPVPPGAAGELHVGGPQVARGYHGRADDRFSVAGCRWYRTGDLVRWRNDGTLDFLGRADDQVQIRGVRVEPAEVAAAVRALPGVREATVLASTDPATGHGVLTCQVTAESTADEQGQVRRWRAGLAEVLPSPMVPRHWHVVSALPLTVNGKHDRAADPVREEWAAVLGTDEFGDTDRFFDLGGHSVSAMTLLNRVRERYGVDYPITAFFADPTPRGMRERLGRVRGEL; translated from the coding sequence ATGGACTCGCACCGCATCGCGATCATCGGGATGGCGCTGAGGTTCCCCGGAGCTGACTCCCCGGAGGCCTTCTGGGCGGACATCCGCACCGGCACACCCCGTATCCACCGCTTCAGCCGGGACGAGCTCGCCGCCGCGGGCGTGCCCGAGCACGACGCGCCGGACCTGGCCGCGGCCAGCGGGCTGATCGACGGCGTGGACCTGTTCGACGCCTCCTTCTTCGGCATGAGCGCCCGTGAGGCCGTGCTCACCGACCCGCAGCAGCGCCTGTTCCTGGAGGTCTGCCAGCACGCCCTGGAGGACGGCGGCTACGCGGGCGGCGGCCGGGTCGGGGTGTACGCGGGCACCGGGTACCGGCTGCACTCGCTGCACAGCTACCTGCGCAACAACCTGTCGGAGCTGGAGCGCGGCTGGAGCGCGGACAAGCAGGCCCAGGTCGGCAACTACGAGGACTACACGGCCACCCGGGTCGCCTTCCGGCTCGGGCTGACCGGCCCGGCGGTGAACGTGGCCACGGCCTGCTCCAGCTCGCTGGTCGCGGTGCACCTGGCCTGCCAGGCCCTGCTGGCCGGGGACGCCGACCTGGCGCTGGCGGGCGCGACGGCGCTGCACCTGCCGCAGGTCACCGGGCACCGCTACGTCAAGGGCTCGACCATGTCCCGCACGGGGGTGCTGCGCGCCTTCGACGCGGGCGCGGACGGCACGGTGGCGGGCAACGGCGTGGCCGCGGTCCTGCTCAAACGATTGGATCGGGCGATCGCGGACGGTGACACCGTGCACGCGGTGGTCCTGGGCTCGGGCGTGACCAACGACGGCGACACCAAGCCCGGGTTCGCCGCCCCGAGCGCGATCGGCCAGCGCGACGCCGTGCTGCGGGCCCTGGCGGTGGCCGGGGTGCCCGCGGAGTCGATCGGGTACCTGGAGGCGCACGGCACGGGCACGTTCAAGGGCGACCCGATCGAGTTCACGGCGCTGACCGAGGCCTACCGGGCGCACACCGCCCGCACCGGCTTCTGCGCGCTGGGCACGGTGAAGCCGAGGATCGGGCACCTGGACAGCTGCGCCGGGATGGCGGGCCTGATCGGTGCGACGCTGGCCCTGCGGCACGGTGTGATCCCGCCGCTGGTCAACTTCGCCACCCCGAACCCGGCCCTGCCGCTGGCGGAGAGCCCGTTCACCATCCCGACCGAGGCGCGCCCGTGGCCGGGGCCGCGCCGGGCGGGTGTGCACTCGGTGGGCATGGGCGGCACGAACGCCCACGTCATCCTGGAACAGGCCCCGGACCCCCGGCCGCGCGACCGCCGCTGGCGCACCACCGGACTGCTGCCGCTGTCGGCCAAGGACCCGGGCGCGCTGACCGACCTGGCGGTGGCCGTCCGGGACCACCTCCGCCGCCACCCCGACACCGACCCGGCCGACGTCCTGGCCACCCTGGGCCCCGGCCGCCGCCACTTCGCACACCGCCTGGCGGTCACCGGCCGCACGGCCCGGGAGCAGGCGGACGCCCTGGACGCCCACCTGGCCGGACACCCGGAACCCGCCACCGAGCTCGCCGCCCACTACGTCTCGGGCGGAACCCCGGACTGGGCGGAGCTGTTGCGCGACTGCGACGGCCGCCGCATCCCCCTGCCGCTCTACCCGTTCCGGCGTACCCGCCACTGGACGGGCCCCCCGCCGCGACCCATGGAGACCACCATGCCGGATGCCACGACGCTCACCCAGGTCGTGCGATTGACCAGCCGCTACCTCGGGTACCAGCCGGAGGAGGTGGATCCCGACCGCGCGTTCGTGGATCTCGGGGCGGACTCGCTTCAGCTGATCAGCATGCTCACCGAGCTGGAGGGGGCGTTCGGGGTCGAGGTGTCGATGCGGGAGCTGCTGGAGTCGGCCGGGACGCCCCGGCTGATCGCCGCGGTGATCCAGCAGCGGCAGGGGGGAGGGGCGGTGGCCCCGGCACCGCAGGTCACCGAGCCGGTCCCGGCGGCCACGGCCCCGGTGGCCGCCCCGCCCGCACCCGCCCTGGCGGAAGTCCAGCCGGTGCCCGTTGCCCCGGCAGCCCCAGCCCCGGTCCCGGTGGCTGTGCCAGCCCCGGCCACGCCGCCAGTGGCCCCAGCGGCGAGGCCGGTTGAGCCGGAGCCGGTGGCACCGGCAGTCCCGGCGGTGGTCGGCCCCCGTGTCACCGTCTCCGCCGACTCCGGCATGGCCGCCGCCGCGACCACCGACACCCAGCGCGCCCACACGGCCGACCTGATCCGCCGCCTGGCCGAGCGCACCCGCACGTCCAAGGACCTCGCCCAACGCCACCGCCACGTCCTGGCCGACAGCCGCGCGGTGGTGGGGTTCCGGCACGCGACCAAGGAGCTGCGCTACCCGCTGGCCAGCCGCGAGGCCCGCGGTGCCCGCCTGACCGATGTCGACGGCAACACCTACGTCGACATCACCATGGGCTTCGGCGCGCTGCTGTTCGGTCACGAGCCGGAGTTCGTCACCGAGGCCGTGCGCGAGCACCTGGCCCGGGGGCTGCGGCTGGGGCCGCGCAGTGCCGACACCGGCGAGGTGGCCGCGCTGCTGGCCGAGCTGACCGGGATGGAGCGGGTGGCCTTCGCCAGTTCCGGGACCGAGGCCAACTCCGCCGCCATCCGCCTGGCCCGCGCGCACACCGGGCGGGACCGCGTGGTCATGTTCCGCGGCTCCTACCACGGGCACATCGACTCCGTGCTCGGCCGTCCCGGCGGCGGGCTGCGGACCGTGCCCGTCTCGCCCGGCATCCCGCACAGCGCCGTGTCCGAGCTGCTGGTCCTGGAGTACGGGGACCCGGCCAGCCTGGAGACCATCCGGGAGCACGCCGACTCCATCGCGGCCGTGCTGGTCGAACCCGTGCAGTGCCGCAACCCCTCGCTGCGGCCCGCCGAGTTCGTGCGCGGGCTCCGGGAGCTGACCCGGGAGCGCGGCATCGTCCTGGTCTTCGACGAGATGCTCACCGGGCTCCGGCCGCACCCCGGTGGCGCGCAGCACCACTACGGGGTCACCGCCGACCTCGCCACGTACGGCAAGGCCCTCGGCGCGGGCTACCCCATCGGGGCCATCGCCGGGCGCGCGGAGATCATGGACGGGGTCGACGGCGGGTTCTGGCAGTACGGCGACGACAGCTCGCCGCAGCGGGAGACCGTGTTCTTCGGCGGCACGTACATGCAGCACCCGGTGTCCATGGCCGCCGCCAAGGCCGTGCTCACCCACCTCAAGGCGCACGGCCCCGCACTGCAGGAGGCCGTCAACGCGCGCACCGCGCGGCTGGCCCGGGAGCTGAACACGTTCTTCGCGGCGGAGGAGTTCCCGTTGCGGCTGGACCACTTCGGGTCCATGTTCCGCTTCACCCACCGCGCCGACATGGAGCTGCTGTACCACCACCTGCTGCTGCGCGGCGTGCACGTGTGGGAGTGGCGCAGCTTCTACCTGTCCACCGCGCACACCGACGCCGACGTGGACCTCATCGCCGAGGCCGTCCGCGACTCGCTGCGCGAGCTGCGCCGCGCCGGGTACTTCCCGCGCACCCGGCCCGCCCCCGACTTCAGCGTCTACTTCTTCGGCGACGCCGCCGACACCACCCAGCGGGGCCGCTACGACCTGGTCGTGGACACCGTCCGGTACGCCGATGAGCATGACTTCCACGCCGTCTGGCTGCCCGAACGGCACTTCCACTCCTTCGGCGGCCTGTCCCCGAACCCGGTGGTGCTGGCCGCCGCGCTGACCGGGCACACCAAGCGGATCCGCCTCAACGCCGGTTCGGTCGTACTGCCCCTGCACGACCCGATCCGGGTGGCCGAGGAGTGGTCGGTCGTGGACAACCTCTCCGGCGGCCGCGTCGGGCTGGGCTTCGGCACCGGCTGGCACGCCGACGACTTCGTGCTGCACCCCTCCCGCTACGAGCGCCGCCGTGATCTCGCCTTCGAGGCACTGGACGAGCTGAAACGCCTGTGGCGCGGCGACTCCGTGCGGCGGGTCAACGGCGCGGGCACCGAGGTCGAGGTGCGCGTGCACCCGCGTCCGGTGCAGGAGCTGCCGCCGATGTGGCTGGCCACCACCGGCCGCGCCGAGTCCTACGAGCAGGCCGGACGCCTGGGCCTGGGCGTGGTCACCAACCTGATGACCCAGACCGTGGACCAGCTCGCCGGGAACATCGCCTGCTACCGCCGCGCCCGCGCCGAGGCGGGCCTGGACCCGGCCACCGGGCGGGTGACCGTGCTGCTGCACACCTACCTCGCCGACGACCACGCCACCGCGCGCGCCGAAGCCCTGGAACCGATGGTCGGCTACCTGCGGTCCTCGCTGCTCATGCGCTCGGCGGCCACCGCCTCCGGCCGCAGCGCCGAGGACCTGGCCTCGGCCAGCCCGGAGGACCTGGACGCCCTGTTCCGGCACGCCTACGACCGCTACTGCGACCAGCGCGCGCTGGTCGGCTCGCCGGAGACCTGTGAGGCCGTGGTGCGGCGCCTGCACGCGGCGGGCGCGGACGAGATCGCGGCCCTGGTCGACTTCGGCATGACCCCGGAGCAGGTCGCGTCCGGGATGTCCCGCCTGAACCGGCTGCGCCTGCGCTTGCACGGCACGGAGGCCGCCCCGGTGGCTCCGGCTGTCCCGGCCGAGCGCACCGCCCCGGCCAGCCCGGCCCAGCGGCGCCTCTGGCTGGCCTGCCAGCTCACCGGGACCAGTGCCTACAACGAGATCCAGGCCGTCCGCCTGCACGGCCCCCTCGACGAGGCCGCCCTGGGCACCGCGGTCCGCGCCCTGGTGGCCCGCCACCCCGGCCTGCGCACCACCTTCCGGGCGGCTGAGGAGCTCCGGCAGGTCGTCACCGACACCACGATCGACCTCCAGGTGACCGACCACAGTGGACGGGCACCGGAGGACGCCATCGCCGACGTCATCCGCCAGGAGAGCCGCCGCGCCTACGACCTGGCCACCGGCCCGCTGTTCACCCCGCGCCTGCTGCGCCTGGGCCCGGACGACCACGCGCTGGTCCTGGGCCTGCACCACCTGGTCACCGACGGCCACTCCGCGACATTGATCGCCAAGGACCTGCACGAGCTGTACCGCGCCGCCGTCACCGGCGACGCCCCGGTCTTCCCCGCCGAGGCCACGTCCACAGTGGACCTTCCCCCGGCTGAGCCCGACCCGGCCGCCCTGGAGTGGTGGCGCACGCACCTGGGTCCGCAGCCGCCCGTGCTGCGCCCGCCCACCGACCGGCCGCGCGCCGGGGCACCCCGGGGCATGGGCGAGTCCGTGCACACCTGGCTCAGCGCCGACCGCACCGCCGCGCTGCGCCGGTGGAGCGGCAACCAGGGCGCCACGCTGTTCGCCACCCTGCTCACCGCGTGGCGGATCGTGCTGCGCCGGTTCAGCGGCCAGGACGAGTTCGTGCTCGGCACCACCTCCGGCCACCGCCCGCCCGGGGCGGAGCACGCCGTCGGCTACTTCGTCTCGCTGCTGCCGCTGCGGGCCCGCGTCACCGACGACCTGGAGCTGCGCGAGGCCGTCCGGACCGCCCGGGACGTGGTCTTCGCCGCCACCGAGCACAGCCGCGTGGACCAGGACGTCCTGCTCGCCGAGGTCAACCCCGACCCCGGTACCGCCCGCCCGCTGACCCCGGTCTCCATCGACCTGGACACCGAGGCGCTGCCCGCCACCGGCCTGCCGGGCCTGCGGGCCGAGCCGGTCGCGGACGGGGCGATGTCCGCGCCGCTGGAGCTGGCGCTGATGGTGGTGCGCTCCGGATCCGGGCTGCGCCTGCGGATCCGCTACGACTCCGCGCTCTACGACGAGTCCACCGTGCGGCGCTACCTCGCCCAGCTGGACCTGGTGCTCGCCGCCATGGCCGAGGGGCACGCCACCCGGGTGGGCGAGCTGCCCGTGCTCACCGCCGCCGACGAGAAGCAGCTGCGCGCCTTCGGCACCGGCGAGCAGCCCGGTGCGCCCGCCCGGCTGGAGCTGACCTACCCGGCCACCGTGGTCGAGGGCGACCAGGCCCACGACAGCGCGGAGCTGCGCTCGGCCGCCGGTTCGGTGACCGCCCGCCTGCGCGAGCTGGGCGTGCGCCGGGGTGACGTGGTGGCGGTCGCGCTGCCGAGGGGCTTCGACTTCGCCGCCGCCGTGCTCGGCACGGTCGCCGCCGGGGCCGCCTACCTGCCCCTGGACCTGGCCCAGCCGCGCCCGCGCCTGGCCGCCATGCTCGCCGACGCCGCGCCGGTGGCCCTGGTCGGGGCCGCCGACCTCGACCCGTCGCTGGGCGTGGGCCTGCCGCGCGTGCGGGTCGGGCGGGGTGAACCGGTGACCGCGGAGCCCGTGGCCGCCGAGGACCTGCTCTGCCTGCTCTACACCTCCGGCTCCACCGGCCGTCCCAAGGGCGTGGCGCTGGAGCACGGCAACCTCGCGGCCGTGGTCGCGGTCTACCTGGACCGGCTCGGCATCACCGACACCGACCGGCTGTCCTGGTACAGCAGCACCGGGTTCGACGCCAGCAACATCGAGCTGTGGCCCGCGCTGAGCACCGGCGCGCAGCTGCACGTGGTGCCCGATCAGGTGCGGTTGGAACCGGCCGACCTGGTGGCCTGGCTGTGCGCGCGCCGGATCACCGTGGCCTTCCTGCCCACGCCGATCGCCGAGGCCGTGCTGGCCCAGCCCTGGCCCGCCGACACCGCGCTGCGGGTGCTCTGCACGGGCGGTGAACGGCTGAACTCCCGGCCGCGCGAGGACATCCCGTTCACCGTCTACAACATCTACGGCCCCACCGAGACCTCGGTGTTCTGCGCCTGGGGCCCGGTCGCCCCGGACCTGCCCGGCCAGCCCTCGCTCGGCACGCCCAACCCGGGCATGGTGCTGGAGGTCCGCGACCCGGCCGGACGGCCAGTGCCGCCCGGTGCGGCGGGCGAGCTGCACGTGGGCGGCCCGCAGGTCGCGCGGGGCTACCACGGCCGCGCCGACGACCGGTTCAGCGTCGCGGGCTGCCGCTGGTACCGCACCGGCGACCTGGTGCGCTGGCGCAACGACGGCACCCTGGACTTCCTGGGCCGCGCCGACGACCAGGTGCAGATCCGGGGCGTACGGGTGGAACCGGCCGAGGTGGCGGCGGCCGTGCGTGCGCTGCCCGGGGTGCGCGAGGCGACGGTGCTGGCCTCGACCGACCCGGCCACCGGCCACGGCGTGCTGACCTGCCAGGTGACCGCCGAGTCCACCGCGGACGAACAGGGACAGGTGCGCCGCTGGCGGGCCGGGCTGGCCGAGGTGCTGCCGAGCCCGATGGTCCCGCGGCACTGGCACGTGGTCTCCGCGCTGCCGCTGACGGTCAACGGCAAGCACGACCGCGCGGCCGACCCGGTGCGCGAGGAGTGGGCGGCGGTGCTGGGCACGGACGAGTTCGGGGACACCGACCGCTTCTTCGACCTGGGCGGGCACTCGGTGAGCGCGATGACACTGCTCAACCGCGTCCGGGAACGCTACGGGGTGGACTACCCGATCACCGCGTTCTTCGCCGACCCGACGCCGCGCGGCATGCGCGAGCGCCTGGGCCGCGTGCGGGGGGAGCTGTGA
- the crtI gene encoding phytoene desaturase family protein, with translation MRVVSGRTDRVVVVGAGLSGLAAALHLRGAGHEVTVLERLPHPGGLAGRLDVDGHLIDPGPTVLTMPELLEEALDAVGARLADHLELRPLHPAYRARFHDGTSLEVHTGAAAMEQAVRELAGPREAEGYLRMRLWLKDLYEVERHRFIGASFDSPLDLLHRDLFALARLGGFRSLSGAVSRFLRDPRLQRVFTFQALYAGVAPADALAAYAVISYMDTIAGVWFPKGGMRAVPQALADAAERAGVAFHYNTDVLVLERAGQRVRAVRTSAGRFPCDAVVLATGPGPARTLMERPPRRPLRPTWSPSAVVAHLSTARGEQDEAHHTISFGREWERTFREITRDGTLMSDPSLLLTTPTVTDPALAPPDRHLRYLLAPCPHLGRSSLDWERIGPGYAEELVDVLRHRGVLPADTAVTRLSLTTPRDWAAAGQAAGTPFSLAHTFPQTGPFRPRNLPYRNGNIVLAGSGTTPGVGIPPVLISGRLAAERVRQAG, from the coding sequence GTGCGCGTGGTCAGCGGACGCACCGACCGGGTCGTCGTGGTGGGCGCGGGCCTGTCCGGGCTGGCCGCCGCCCTGCACCTGCGTGGCGCGGGGCACGAGGTCACCGTGCTGGAACGCCTGCCGCACCCGGGTGGCCTGGCGGGCAGGCTGGACGTCGACGGTCACCTCATCGACCCCGGTCCCACCGTGCTCACCATGCCGGAGCTGCTGGAGGAGGCCCTGGACGCGGTCGGTGCCCGCCTGGCCGACCACCTGGAGCTGCGCCCGCTGCACCCGGCCTACCGGGCCCGCTTCCACGACGGCACGTCGCTGGAGGTGCACACCGGCGCGGCGGCGATGGAGCAGGCGGTGCGCGAGCTCGCCGGTCCCCGCGAGGCCGAGGGCTACCTGCGGATGCGGTTGTGGCTCAAGGACCTCTACGAGGTCGAGCGGCACCGGTTCATCGGCGCCTCCTTCGACTCCCCGCTGGACCTGCTGCACCGGGACCTGTTCGCGCTGGCCCGCCTGGGCGGCTTCCGCTCGCTCTCCGGCGCGGTGAGCCGCTTCCTGCGCGACCCGAGGCTCCAGCGTGTGTTCACCTTCCAGGCCCTCTACGCGGGGGTGGCCCCGGCCGACGCCCTGGCGGCCTACGCGGTGATCTCCTACATGGACACCATCGCCGGGGTGTGGTTCCCCAAGGGCGGCATGCGCGCGGTACCGCAGGCCCTGGCGGACGCGGCCGAGCGGGCGGGGGTGGCCTTCCACTACAACACCGACGTCCTGGTCCTGGAGCGCGCGGGCCAGCGGGTGCGCGCGGTGCGCACGAGCGCCGGACGCTTCCCGTGCGACGCGGTGGTCCTGGCGACCGGCCCCGGCCCGGCGAGGACCCTGATGGAACGACCCCCGCGCAGGCCGCTGCGCCCGACCTGGTCCCCCTCGGCGGTGGTGGCCCACCTGTCCACCGCGCGCGGCGAGCAGGACGAGGCGCACCACACGATCTCCTTCGGCCGGGAATGGGAGCGCACCTTCCGGGAGATCACCCGGGACGGCACCCTGATGAGCGACCCGTCCCTGCTGCTGACCACCCCGACGGTCACCGACCCGGCCCTGGCCCCACCGGACCGGCACCTGCGCTACCTGCTGGCCCCGTGCCCGCACCTGGGCCGTTCGAGCCTGGACTGGGAGCGCATCGGTCCCGGCTACGCCGAGGAGCTGGTCGACGTGCTGCGGCACCGCGGTGTGCTGCCCGCCGACACGGCGGTGACCCGGCTGTCCCTGACCACGCCCCGGGACTGGGCGGCGGCCGGTCAGGCGGCGGGCACGCCGTTCTCGCTGGCGCACACGTTCCCGCAGACCGGCCCGTTCCGGCCGAGGAACCTGCCCTACCGCAACGGCAACATCGTGCTGGCGGGCAGCGGCACCACGCCCGGCGTCGGCATCCCGCCGGTGCTGATCTCCGGGCGGCTGGCGGCCGAGCGGGTCCGCCAGGCCGGGTGA